In Pseudomonas sp. HR96, the DNA window ATGCTGCGCAACTGGCGGATGTCCACCTCCTCGGCCACGAGCAACGCCGCGCCGTCGATCTCGCCGAGCTTGGGTTGGCTCTTCCACGTCGCCAATTCATCAGCCACCTTGGTGCACAAATCAGCCGCCAGTGCCCCGCTGACCGCCAACTTGACCTCGACCCTCGGTGCCTCGGAGCCGGCGTCAGGCCTTGGTGGCAACAAGACACACTCGAACAGTAGCCGACTCAACTGCGCACGCTCGAGCTCAGTGATTTCGGATTGCGCCTGCATGGCCGCCAGCAGATGCGCGGCCAGCACCTGCTCAGCCAACAGCAGCAAATCACCCATCGGCTTGTTGCCCATGCCCAGTTGCGTGGAGCGCACCAGGTGCACCGGCGCGGTGATCTCGGTCAAGCCCACGGAAAGCGTGACCGCATAGCCGAACGCCAAGCGGGGCTTGTCCCCCAACGCCTGCCAGAAATTGCCAAGGCTGTTGAGCCCCTCCTCGGGAGGAATGACCTCGGTGATGGACCCTGGCAAGTTCGGCAGCGAACGATTGTTGATCAATGCATTGAGCATCGAATTGTTGATTATCATCATGTCGCTATCGGCCTGCCCTGAGTTCTCGCCGCCTGCCTTGGCCGCCCAGTAGGTCAGCAGATACGCGAAGCGCACATTCACCCGCCGCGCGCTCAGGCGTCCATTGGGCTCCGCGTAGGACAGCAGTGAGGAACGCACCTCGAGGTTTTCGTGCACCTTGTAGAGAAACGCGTAGACCGTCGCCGAATCAGGCAGCTGATTGTCGACCGGCAGATCGAAACGTACCGGAAAGGGTGTCACGGCACGGCCGTCGTCCTCCCCCTCGGGAGAGATATCCACCTTGGGCAGATACTCCCCGAGTATGGCGGCAATGGCAGCGTTCAAATCAATGAGTGAATGGTCCTGATTCGCGAAGGGGTAGTCTGGCATGGTGCGTTCTCCCTGCAAGGTCGATCGCTACAGGACAATCCTGCCGATCTTGGTCATTTCCCGATGCAGCGCCCGGCGCAAGTGCCGAGCCTCGATACACGGCGCGTGGTCCTGCGCCGCCAGCCAGGTGGCCAGCAGAGCCGCGTTGCGGATATTCGCACCGGTGATTTCATAGCGCCGAGCCAGCTCCGCCAAATCGACGTCTGCGGCCAGTACTGCCGCCGTTGGCCAGATCGTTCGCCATAACTGCTCGCGCGAGGTGGCATCGGGTTGCGCGAAGCGCGTGGCGAAGGTCAGACGGCGGTTGAAGGCCTCATCGAGATTGGCGCGGTTGTTGGTGGAGAGAATCACCAGACCGTTGAAGTTCTCCAGCCGTTGCAGCAGGTAGGACACTTCGATGTTGGCGTGGCGATCGTGGGCGTCCTTGGTTTCGCTGCGTTTGCCGAACAGGGCGTCGGCCTCGTCGAAAAACAGCACGCCGCAGTCCTGCTCGGCGAGATCGAAGACCCGCGCCAGGTGCTTCTCGGTTTCGCCGATGTACTTGTTGACCACCGTCGACAGGTCGATCTTGATCAGGTCCACCTGCAGCTCATGGGCAATGGCCTCGGCGGCCATGGTCTTGCCGGTGCCCGAGTCGCCGAAGAACAACGCGCTGATGCCCTCGCCGTAGGCGATCTTGTGCGCAAAGCCGCTGGTCAGGGCCTGTTGCCGATGTTGCACGGCGGCCAGAATTTCCTGCAGTTGCACCGCCAGCGGCGGGTCCAGCACCAGATCGGCGAGGCCGCGACGCGGCTCGATGCGCTGCGCCAGGGTGCCGAAGTCCTGCTGCGCGCGCAGGCGCAGGGCGCGGTTCAAGTCTTCGGCGGCCAGCGCCGGCGCCAGGCGCTTGCGCCGGTAAAGCTCGGCCTCGTGCAAAGCGCCATCGAGGCTGTGCGCATCCAGGGAAAAGCGCCGCACCAGGCTCGCCGTGTCGATGTCGTCCGCGGCCTGCCAGTGCGCCAGGCGCCCACGCAGCAAAGCCTCGTCGTCACGCGCGCTGCGCTCGGGCAGCGCCAGCACCAGGTGCGGGCGCTCGCCCAGGCGGGTGGCCGGCTGGTGCAGCGAACTCAGGCTGGCCACCGCGCCAGTGTGCTGGGCCAGGCGTGCGCAAAGCCGCGCGAACAGGATCTTGCGCTCGCTCTTGAGCTCGTGAGCGGCGTCCAGCAACAACACCGCGTCACGCATGCGCACTTCGCGCAGCACCAACAGCAGCAGCGCCCAGGCGTCAGTGTCCGCTTCAGGCAACAGCGCCAGGTCGAGCAGCAGCACCGCACGCCCCAGCCGGCCTGCGGCGTGTGCCAGCACCTCGCCCCTACTGTCACCGCCGCGCCCGCGCAGTACCAGCCAAGGTGGCGCGCCGGTCACCTCGCCAGCGAGGTCCTGGGCCAGGCCGTGGGACCACAACAACAATTCGGCGCTCAACTGCGGCGGCACCGTTACCAGGCGAGCGCAAGCTTCCCATTCAAGGGGGGCAATGTCCTGGCCGAGGAGGAACGCCTGCACCCCCGGGTCGATCTGCAACAACGATGCTCCGGCCTGCCCCGCTGGCGGACTGCGCAATTGCAACAAGCCGTGGCGCAGCAAGGGGCCCTGAGGCACCAGCAACGCCCGCGCGGCTGCCTGCGCGACCAGGCCTTCGGCCAGCAGCGACAATGCGCATTCCACGCTCAGCTGGTTTTTCTGCAGATCCATCTGCAGGCAGGCCAATACCGTGCTGTAGCGGCCGTCCAGCGCCAACAGCGAGCAAAGGAGCAACAGGTCGCGCTCCATAGGTTCGAGAGCGAAGCGTTGTACCACCTGCTCGACACGATCATGCGAGCCGTGCAGATGCTCGGCAGCCGCATCGAGGTCCAGTTCGGCGCGCCATTGGGCGATGCCGAAGCATTGCTGGACCCACGGCAACAGCTCGTCGAGCAGGCGCTGGACGTCGGTCGGGACGGCGCCTGCGGGGAGCGCGGCAAGGACTTGCTCCAGGCGGGCCTGGAGGGTCTGGTCGAGGGGTTCCAGATGCAGGAGCAGCGTGGTGAGTGGCTGCTCAACCGGCCTGTCGCTATTGATCTGTCCGTTCATGCGCCCCTCCTGTGCACGGGGCAGGTATGCCTACTGGTCTTCATAAGGCAGCTTCATGATGAAGACCAATGCGTAATAAGGCAGCTCGATGTCCACCGCATGGTCGTGACTTCGTTCCTGATGATGGACGGTATGGCCATGTGGGTCACTACTGCCTGACTGGCTGGTGTATGGCACCACAGCAGGGCTGAGCGTTGTCCCGCTGCTCGTGATTAAAGCTGTCGCCACCGAGTTGGTAAGCTCCTTGCCATGCATATCTTCCCAATGGTCGTCTTCCTCGAACGTCAAAAGGAGAAGGGTAGGGACAACCCCCTTGAATCTCGGTAAAAACAGACCCGCCTCGTGCTGGTGAGCAGGCATCTGCTCTGGCGTCAACGTATGCAAACCGACGCTGATCTCGAGGTTGATATCCACTGCCGAAGTCTGTGTGATCACTCTTCCAGGTTCCAGCGGTCCGACGGTGGACGGTAGGTGCTGACCCGGTGCGCAGCCGACAATGAAACGGCGGCGCAGATCGGGCGCTCCGTTCTCTCCATCGCAGATGACCCAACCGAGGGGCGCCTCGGCACCGGAGAACATCATGATCATCCCCGGCTCGAACAGGCGAGGCCCGGTATTGGCCATATCGATCAGATCGGCAAAATCCTTATCACTGGGCACGGTTTGTGGCCCAAAGCGCGGTTTCAACTGGGCTGCGGATTGTCGTTGAGACGATGCGGCACCTTGCATTTTTTTCGCTGTTCTGGCCATCGGTGCAACTCCTCCAGACGCTTGACAGGGCTTGGTCGTGTGGTTCAGCTGTAAGGCAGCTTCATGATGAAGGCCAAGGCGTAATACGGAGGTTTGATGGTCAGCGCATGCTGGTGCTGGGGGGTGTCCACGCTGACTGTGTGGTTATGCCCTTGCACCTCGTCACTACCAATCGGTCCCGTCATCGGCATCAGCTTGTTGTTGGTCGGCTCCACGCTCAACAGATGCCCGTTACTGATCGTCATCCCAAAGCCCACGGAGGAGTACGAGCCATAGGCAAAAGATTGCTCGAGAGGGTTAACCGTCCCAGTAGGAGAAGGAGCGAATCGAACCCCCATACTGTGTTTGTGCGCCGGAATTTGCGCCTCGGTCAGTTGCGTGTCGCCCAGCGTCACGCTGACTTCTGCCGTGGCCAGCTCGGTCTGCACGTCGAGCTTCAAGTTGGCGCCCTCGCCTGACAACGGTGTGGCAGCAGACTCCGTTGGGCCGCCGGGCTGGCGGCCGATCAGAAAGCGCTTTTCCAGGTTGGGCGCACCGGCAGCTGCAGCCGCAGCGGAGCTGTCACAGAACACCCAGCCATCGGGCAACTCTGCCACCGAGCCGATAAACATCACAATCATTCCAGGGGTGAACCCGTGGGGCGCGGCATTGGCCATATCGATCAAGTTGGCAAAATCTGCCGCCGTTGGAATGCTTCCCGGCAGAAAGCGTTGTTTCAGGTCGGCTGCCGAGGGTATCCGAACACTGTTTTTAGTCACGTTCCTGGGTAACTTGGCCATTCGCTGCAACTCCCGCCTGAATGATGGATCAATCCGCCTGCTGTCAGTCAGCCGGCACATAGAACAATTCTTCGCTGCTGATAAAGGCCTCGTCCCATGGCGCGTCCGATTGCGCTTGCGTCGCCACATAGCGCGCGCCGATACCGTAGTTACCCGCAGGGGTCAGACCGATACTCAGTGCCTCGAGCAGTTGAT includes these proteins:
- a CDS encoding Pvc16 family protein, producing MPDYPFANQDHSLIDLNAAIAAILGEYLPKVDISPEGEDDGRAVTPFPVRFDLPVDNQLPDSATVYAFLYKVHENLEVRSSLLSYAEPNGRLSARRVNVRFAYLLTYWAAKAGGENSGQADSDMMIINNSMLNALINNRSLPNLPGSITEVIPPEEGLNSLGNFWQALGDKPRLAFGYAVTLSVGLTEITAPVHLVRSTQLGMGNKPMGDLLLLAEQVLAAHLLAAMQAQSEITELERAQLSRLLFECVLLPPRPDAGSEAPRVEVKLAVSGALAADLCTKVADELATWKSQPKLGEIDGAALLVAEEVDIRQLRSIAPPTTRNSRS
- a CDS encoding ATP-binding protein yields the protein MNGQINSDRPVEQPLTTLLLHLEPLDQTLQARLEQVLAALPAGAVPTDVQRLLDELLPWVQQCFGIAQWRAELDLDAAAEHLHGSHDRVEQVVQRFALEPMERDLLLLCSLLALDGRYSTVLACLQMDLQKNQLSVECALSLLAEGLVAQAAARALLVPQGPLLRHGLLQLRSPPAGQAGASLLQIDPGVQAFLLGQDIAPLEWEACARLVTVPPQLSAELLLWSHGLAQDLAGEVTGAPPWLVLRGRGGDSRGEVLAHAAGRLGRAVLLLDLALLPEADTDAWALLLLVLREVRMRDAVLLLDAAHELKSERKILFARLCARLAQHTGAVASLSSLHQPATRLGERPHLVLALPERSARDDEALLRGRLAHWQAADDIDTASLVRRFSLDAHSLDGALHEAELYRRKRLAPALAAEDLNRALRLRAQQDFGTLAQRIEPRRGLADLVLDPPLAVQLQEILAAVQHRQQALTSGFAHKIAYGEGISALFFGDSGTGKTMAAEAIAHELQVDLIKIDLSTVVNKYIGETEKHLARVFDLAEQDCGVLFFDEADALFGKRSETKDAHDRHANIEVSYLLQRLENFNGLVILSTNNRANLDEAFNRRLTFATRFAQPDATSREQLWRTIWPTAAVLAADVDLAELARRYEITGANIRNAALLATWLAAQDHAPCIEARHLRRALHREMTKIGRIVL